AGAAGTCCCTCCAGAACCTGATCGAAAGACATCTCGACGTCTTCCTGGGCGTGCGGTTCCTCGCGAGCGAGTACTCCACCGGCCGCAAGCACCGGGGACGCATCGACACTCTCGGTCTCGATGAGAACAACTCCCCCGTCATCATCGAGTACAAGCGCTCGACCGGCGAGAATGTCATCAACCAGGGGCTGTTCTACCTCGACTGGCTGCTGGACCATCGCGCCGAGTTCCAAGCGCTCGTTGCTCAGGTCGTCGGTGGCGATGTTGTCGTCGATTGGTCTGCCCCGCGGCTTCTGTGCATCGCCGGCGACTTCACCCGGTACGACGAACATGCTGTGGAGCAGATCAGCCGATCCATCGAGCTCATCCGCTACCGACAATACGGCAGCGAGCTCTTGCTGTTCGAGCTGGTCAACGCCGCAGCGACCGACGCCAGCGCGCCTACCACGCCAACGAGCGGCGCTGGATCCGAGAAAACGGTCGCCGATTACCTCGCGCAGGCTCCTGCCGTGATGGTCGATCGCTACAGGACGCTGGAGGAGTTCGCACTGTCACTCGGGGACGACGTGACGAAGAAGGAGTTGAAGAACTACTTCGCGTTCCGGCGCCTGAAGAACTTCGCCTGCATCGAGGTGCACCCAGGTGGCGGTCACCTGCTCGTATACGTGAAGGTGAATCCGGACGAAGTCGAACTCGTCGACGGCCTGTTGCGAGATGTCCGGAACATCGGACACTTCGGCACTGGTGACCTTGAGGTCCGAGTCACCGACGACGACCACCTCGATGTCGCCAAGGAAATGATCCGGCGTAGCTACGAGGTCAGCTGACGCTCAGCACAAACGATGGGGAGACCTACAGCGCACGATCCGACGGCGCGTGCGCGACCTCGGAGGCAAGTGATCGGGATGCAGCGCCACGTGCGTGGGCACACCGGAGCGGCGAAACCCCTGAGTAGTGTGTTTCGGCGACTCACGTACGAAGCCGTGGCCACGTGCAGACGACCTCATGGCCGCAGCAGCTCATAACGCTCCCTCGGAGCGCGCGTCCGGGAGTGACCAACTGGCGGCGATCGGCCGCCAGTAGAGTTGGCCCGCAGATGGTACGCGCCGTCTTGGCGTGCCTCGTCTCGAGTTCCAGAGCCTTGTCGTCCTACCAGCGGACTGTCGCCTCGTCGGGCTACCGAAGTGCGTCCACAGGCTCCAGCTCACCGAAATTTCCTGCCGCAAGCGCTACTGCTACGCGCAGTGCTACAAAGAGTCTTGAGTGGGCTGCCCCGGGGCTAAGAGGCGGCCCTCGTATTGGTACAAGTCGTATTCGTATCCCTCCAGCATGTCCATTAGCGACTCCGTCGCCTCACTAGTAAAGACAACGACCTGGCCGTGCTCATTCGCCATCGTCGCTGCCCGCTGGAGCAAGTGTTCCAGACTGACATCATCGACGCCCTGCTGTCCTGGCTCATCGAAGAGGAGAAATCCTGGGTGGTTAGTGTCGAACCGGCGTCCCGTCGCCATTAGCCCGAGCATGTACGACCAGATGAGTCGGATCAGGTCGCTACCCGAGAGTTCGAAGTGCAAGTCGAAGCCCTCGACAGAGGGGCGATAGCTGTCTTCGTCGAGCTCGATTGACGTCACAGGTATCGAGCCGAGCCCGTAGTCAGAGAGTTGATCTCGGAGAAAG
Above is a genomic segment from Actinomycetota bacterium containing:
- a CDS encoding DUF91 domain-containing protein — its product is MADIKLFQTAGPTPIELDARSAALEKSLQNLIERHLDVFLGVRFLASEYSTGRKHRGRIDTLGLDENNSPVIIEYKRSTGENVINQGLFYLDWLLDHRAEFQALVAQVVGGDVVVDWSAPRLLCIAGDFTRYDEHAVEQISRSIELIRYRQYGSELLLFELVNAAATDASAPTTPTSGAGSEKTVADYLAQAPAVMVDRYRTLEEFALSLGDDVTKKELKNYFAFRRLKNFACIEVHPGGGHLLVYVKVNPDEVELVDGLLRDVRNIGHFGTGDLEVRVTDDDHLDVAKEMIRRSYEVS